ACCTCACATGTGGACAATCTGGGACGTTTCATATTACAAAAGAAACTGGCAAACACACATCCTTTAATCACAATTTTCGGAGTTTTTATCGGATTATCATTATTTGGTTTTATGGGGATAATTTTTGGACCTCTATTATTATCTATATTCCTCCTTTGCGTTAACATCTTTAAATTAGAGTATCTGGAAGGGAAGAAGTAAACTAGAATCTATTACTTCCCCAAGATGATGCATCTTGATAAGGATAGTGAGGTAAGTTTCAATTTCAATCTTTTGTACCGAGACTTTACTTTGAAAAATAAGAAGGTATTTAGAAGGGAGTATGTGTTATTGATAAAGAAAGACAGAAATACTCTTAAGTTTAAAAGTTAATCTTAATTAACAAAATAGACTTTTTAATCATTTATTTGTTATATTTTTATTTGGGAATCCATAGAACATGTTGAACATTTAATTCTTAAGATTATGAAAAAACTCGTTTTACTTATTGCTTTTGCATTAATTGCCGGCTTCGGCGTAAATGCCCAAACAACTGAAAAAAAAGCTGAAGTGAAGAAAGAAGCTACAACAACTATTAAGGCTCAGCAGAAAACTGCTAGAGAAAAAGTAGCAACTGAGCAGAAAACAGCTAAAGAAAAAGTGGCAGTTGAACAGAAAAATGCTAGAGAAAAAATAGCAACTGAAAAGAAAACCGCAACAGAAAAAGTAGCAACTGAAAAGAAAACTGCTTCAGATAAAATGGTTAAAGACAGGAAAACAGCTAAAGAAAAAGTAGCTAAAGATCAGAAAACGGCTAAAGAAAAAATAGCTAAGGACAAGAAAAAAGCTAAAGAAAAAGTAGCTAAAGAAAAAAAAGCTGCTATGCCAGAAAAGAAATAAACTAAACCCGAAACGGAAACAGATAAAACTAAACAAGTAAAACAAATCTGTTCTGCTTTCAATTTATAGTAATATTTAGTAGTGTGGCAAAACAGCATGAAGTAAACTAGAATCCGATCATTGGTTAAGGTCTAATTAAAGGAATTGCAAAGTCAGTCAATAGCTTTATGAAGCAATGGCTGACTTTTTTGTTTACTCATTTTCATAACACATTAGCTACAAGCTTTCGGCTATATGCATATTAATACTCTGGAAATAAAAAAAGTCCCGCAAATATTACTTTGCAGGACTTTTAAAACTTAAATTTTGGCGGTGCGTACGAGACTCGAACTCGTGACCCCATGCGTGACAGGCATGTATTCTAACCAACTGAACTAACGCACCATTTATTTTGTTTTGCTATCTCTCTCGATTGCGGATGCAAAGGTAGATATATTTTTTAAATGTGCAAGAACTTTACGTAAAAAAACTCATTTTTTATTCGATTTTATGGGTAAAAGCACTATTTCGGCCTATTCTAATTGACAATCAATTATATTTAATACAAACTTCTTGCTATAATAATTTATTCTTTGGCAATAATTCGTTATTTTTGCAAGCTCATAATGATAACTAATGATAAATAAGATGCAAGCAAACAAAAATACAGCAAAGTTATTGCTCCACTGCCCCGATAAGCCAGGAATTATTTCCGCAGTAACGGATTTTATTACTATAAACAAAGGAAACATTGTTTATCTGGATCAGTACGTTGATCATATTGAAAACATATTCTTTATGAGAATTGAATGGGAACTGAGCGATTTCCTTGTTCCAAGAGAAAAGATAGAAGATTACTTTGAAACTTTGTATGCGCAGAAATATGAAATGAGCTTCCGTCTCTACTTCTCGGATATCAAACCGCGAATGGCGATATTTGTTTCTAAGATGTCTCACTGTTTGTTTGATATGCTTGCCCGTTATGCAAATGGTGAATGGAATGTGGAAATTCCTTTGATTATAAGCAATCACCCAAACTTGCAGCATGTGGCCGATAAATTTGGTATTCCTTTCTACCTCTTCCCTATCACTAAGGAGACAAAGACTGAGCAGGAAGCTAAAGAAATGGAGTTGCTGGCTAAACATAAAGTAAACTTCATTGTTTTAGCCCGATATATGCAGGTTATCTCGGAAAACATGATTCAGTCTTATCCTAACCGGATTATCAATATTCACCACTCTTTCCTTCCTGCTTTCGTGGGAGCTAAACCTTACCACGCTGCTTTTGAAAGAGGCGTGAAAATTATTGGTGCAACAAGTCACTATGTTACCACTGAACTGGATGCAGGTCCTATCATTGAACAGGATGTTGTTCGCATCACTCACAAAGATACGGTGGAAGACCTTGTAAATAAAGGAAAGGATCTTGAGAAGATTGTTCTGTCACGCGCGGTTCAGAAACATATTGAGCGTAAAGTATTGGCTTATAAGAATAAAACGGTAATCTTTAGTTAAAGAGAAATGAATATAGCTATCGTAAAATATAACGCAGGAAACATCTATTCAGTAGATCATGCTTTAAGGCGGCTTGGCATAAATGCAGTAGTAACAGCGGACAAAGAAATTTTATCTAAAGCAGATAAGGTTATTTTTCCGGGAGTTGGTGAAGCTACCACTACCATGCAGCATTTAAAAGCTACCGGATTAGATAAACTGATTGTTGATTTAAAGCAACCGGTATTAGGTATCTGTCTTGGAATGCAGCTTATGTGCAGTCATTCTGAAGAAGGAGATGTGGATTGCCTGAATATTTTCCCTGCTGAAGTAAAACGCTTTTGCCCCGCAAAGCATGAAGATAAGGTTCCACACATGGGTTGGAACACTATCGGTGATTTAAAAGGGGATCTTTTCAAAGGCTTTACCAAGGAGGAATTTGTTTATTTTGTGCATAGCTTTTATGTGCCAACGAATGAATTTACGGTGGCTACAACAGATTACATACTTCCGTTTAGTGCGTCCTTACAAAAGGATAACTACTATGCGACCCAATTTCACCCCGAAAAAAGTGGAAAGGTTGGAGAACGGATTTTAGAAAACTTCATTAATTTACCTCTATAATATAAATATGATTGAAATTATTCCTGCCATAGATATAATCGAAGGAAAATGTGTTCGTCTTTCTAAGGGCGATTATGATAGTAAGAAAGTATATAATGAGAATCCGGTAGAGGTTGCAAAGGAATTTGAAGCAAACGGAATTAGTCGGCTTCATGTAGTTGACCTTGACGGAGCTGCTTCTCATCATATAGTGAATTACAGCATTCTGGAAAAGATTGCTTCACAGACTTCCCTGATTATTGATTTTGGTGGTGGAATAAAAAGTGATGAGGATTTAAAAATTGCTTTCGAAAGCGGAGCAAAGATGATTACCGGAGGAAGCATTGCTGTTAAAGAGCCTGAGTTGTTTACTCAATGGATTAAAAAATACGGAAGCGATAAGATTATTCTTGGTGCTGATGTGAAAAATAAAATGATTGCAGTGAACGGTTGGAAAGAGGGAACCGAACTGGAGCTGATGACTTTCCTTGGAGAGTATATTGAAAAGGGAATTCAGAAGGTTATCTGCACAGACATTGATTGTGATGGT
This genomic interval from uncultured Bacteroides sp. contains the following:
- the purU gene encoding formyltetrahydrofolate deformylase, with amino-acid sequence MQANKNTAKLLLHCPDKPGIISAVTDFITINKGNIVYLDQYVDHIENIFFMRIEWELSDFLVPREKIEDYFETLYAQKYEMSFRLYFSDIKPRMAIFVSKMSHCLFDMLARYANGEWNVEIPLIISNHPNLQHVADKFGIPFYLFPITKETKTEQEAKEMELLAKHKVNFIVLARYMQVISENMIQSYPNRIINIHHSFLPAFVGAKPYHAAFERGVKIIGATSHYVTTELDAGPIIEQDVVRITHKDTVEDLVNKGKDLEKIVLSRAVQKHIERKVLAYKNKTVIFS
- the hisA gene encoding 1-(5-phosphoribosyl)-5-[(5-phosphoribosylamino)methylideneamino]imidazole-4-carboxamide isomerase; the encoded protein is MIEIIPAIDIIEGKCVRLSKGDYDSKKVYNENPVEVAKEFEANGISRLHVVDLDGAASHHIVNYSILEKIASQTSLIIDFGGGIKSDEDLKIAFESGAKMITGGSIAVKEPELFTQWIKKYGSDKIILGADVKNKMIAVNGWKEGTELELMTFLGEYIEKGIQKVICTDIDCDGMLQGPSTALYNEILEKFPSTYLIASGGVSCIDDIIKLEEAKVPAVIFGKALYEGKIQLKDLKIFL
- the hisH gene encoding imidazole glycerol phosphate synthase subunit HisH → MNIAIVKYNAGNIYSVDHALRRLGINAVVTADKEILSKADKVIFPGVGEATTTMQHLKATGLDKLIVDLKQPVLGICLGMQLMCSHSEEGDVDCLNIFPAEVKRFCPAKHEDKVPHMGWNTIGDLKGDLFKGFTKEEFVYFVHSFYVPTNEFTVATTDYILPFSASLQKDNYYATQFHPEKSGKVGERILENFINLPL